Genomic window (Leptolyngbyaceae cyanobacterium):
AGGTCTGGGAAGGTAAGAAACCAATGCTTAAACCAACTAGTTCAGCGTGGTGAGTGTAGGACACTTAAGCGTTGCGGCTTTTTGCGATGCGGATGAACAATTGAAATCAGCACTCAAGATTCAGTATGGCTAAGGAATGCCTCATCCTTACTGAAGTCAGATTTAAAAAGTCAGGCGACGCTGGAGTTTCAACCCCAGTAAGCCGTCACCATGAAGAAGGAAAAAGTTTTTCTGTCTTCTTTTGTGCTGACTTTTTTCTGCTGAGTACTGTCTCCCGATCTTATTGTAGATTTAGAGCGGTCATCAAGAAAACCGCTATGCTCGATAATCTAACTGGGTTATTAATATGTTTTCCCAATTTCAAGTTCGCTATCCAACCGGCAGTTTAATTTCTGATTTAATTACGATTTATAACGGCAAATACGTCGTTCGGGTGTTGGTTGAGGTCGATGGTATAGCACGGGCAACTGGAATGGCGGTTGCTGATACGATCGAACAGGCAGAAGACCAGGCAAGAATTAGAGCGTTAGCAGTGATGGGAATTCACATCACTGGAAAGACTAATACTCAGCCGGAAGTAAGTGAATTTGCCCAGCGTCTTCCCTTTTCAACAGAAAGATCCGAACCGTCCAATTTAACCAGTATATCTACTGATACAAGTTGGTTAAATGAATCAAAAAATGTATCTTTACCAGAAAAAACTTCTTCGATCGCATCTAGCAAAGTAAACAATTCTTTTTCTGGAGGTAGTCAAACCGTTACAGGTAATCTAGATTGGCAAAAAAATGATTATATTCAAACTCCAGAGATCGATTCATCTGTAACCGAAGTTGAACCGACTATTGCTTATAGCAAGGTAACTCCCATCGGTTCTCGCCGTCACGAACCTGAAATAGATACCGTTGAAACAAATCAACCAATTCCAAAAACTAATTCTGCTTCCGAAAAGACTGGATTGGATGCCCCTACTGATTCATCAGATACAATCAACATGATTAATATTGAAATGAAGCGGGTCGGCTGGACGAACGAACAGGGACGCGAATATCTGTGGCGGACTTACAAAAAGCGATCGCGTGCCCAACTGAGCGACGAACAGTTAGTAGAATTTCTCAGCCACTTGGAATCTTTACCTTCTCCTGAGTCTTGAGGATGAGGTATGGATATCGATTTATCAGATGCGATACCTCGCATTAATTCTGAAATGATGCGTTTAGGCTGGACTATCGAAGAGGGACGCGAGTACTTGTGGAGGACTTACAAAAAGCGATCGCGTGCCCAACTTACCACAGAGGAGTTAGTTGAATTCTTGTGTAACCTGGAATCTTTATCCTTTTTTACTTTGGAGTCCACTGACGAAGCAGAACGGGAAAGTCAAAAGTTGTGAGATAAAGTACGGGCGAAGCATTGGCTAAAAATATTTTGTATATGACTAACAAATTATTAAAGCAAATGCTTCGCCCCTATCTAAAACCCTAGCCCGTAATTAACCGACAGCGACAGGTTTGCTACCAGCTGCGGTGCGATCGATCACTTGATCGATCAAACCGTATTCTTTAGCCTCATTAGCAGACATGAAGAAATCCCGTTCGGTGTCTTGTTCGATGCGATCGAGGGGTTGACCCGTGTGTTCGGCTAACATTTCATTCAGGCGGCGCTTGTGGTAAAGAATCTCTTTTGCCTGAATTTCAATATCAGTAGCTTGTCCTTGGGCACCGCCCAGAGGCTGGTGAATCATGATCCGAGAATGGGGCAAACTCATCCGTTTTCCTTTCGTACCGGCACTGAGCAGAAAAGCACCCATACTCGCTGCCAGTCCCGTACAAATGGTGCAAACATCCGGGCGGATTTGTTTGATGGTGTCGTAAATGCCCATGCCTGCCGTTACGGAACCACCAGGAGAGTTGATATAAATATAGATGTCTTTTTCAGCATCTTCCGAGTCTAAAAAGAGCAACTGAGCCACAATCAGATTGGCCAAATCCGAGTCAATCTGTTTGCCCAAGAAGATTATTCTCTCCCGCAGCAGACGGGAATAGATATCAAAGGCGCGTTCCCCACGCCCAGACTGTTCGATAACGGTAGGTATCATTGAGCCTGCTTTTTTAGTAATTTGTCTTAATTTTATCGATATTCGGTATGTACGGGCTTTGGCGGTTTACCGAAAGCAGGCGGCAGGGGATAAAACTCAATTCTTTGAAAGATGTCTCAAGATAGTGAGTGAGTCGCTTTGGCTTGAAACCAACTCCTTCTTTAAAAAGAACCTTTCCAAGGGATTTGCGATCGAATTTGTCGCGCTACTTTAGTTGTAAGGTAGTGTCATTTCAGACTAATTTATTTGTTAATAAGCTGCTCTGAAATTGACAATACCTAAAGATTAAGTCTTAACATTTGTGACAACCGCTTCTGCCATCTCAGTTTTATCTATGAGGGATTGAGTAGTTTGACGGAATGATGCGATCGATACCAGACGACTCGAAGCAGAATCCCACAGGATAAATTTGAAACAATCAGGAATATCGGAAATTCGCAGCACTTTTACATCAGTTAGCAGGTGACGATTTTGATTGTGGCAAGCTTCCAGGTTGTAATTAGGGATTTTTTCGCAAAGATGATGAATGTTGTGGTAGCCGATATCTGCGGCAAACCACCTGAAAACTTTAGGTAACTCCAGGTAGCTGCTGCCCTCAATTGCTCCACGCAGATAATCCCAGCCTTCCGTTTTGTGGGCGTAAGAGCCATCAAAGTTATGCTGCACAAAGAAGACACAGATGAAGATCGCCGCAGCAAGAGTTAAATTAATTGAGTAAACGCTCAAGAAAAAACCAAATCCCAGTAAATTACCCATAAAAATCCAACCTCCAACTACGCAAATGTTGTTGAAGAGCAGATCCCAAAACTCACCCGCCGTGTACCAATTTTTAGATTTGTAGGAGGAGATGATTTTTGCTAAACCAATACCCGGCTCTTGTTTAAGGCAAGTCAGGCAATGGCCAATAAAACCATAGATTCCCAAAATCAGGGCAAGTCTTGGCTTAATGGCAAGGTAGAAAAAACCTCCTGGGAAGATCATCAAAGGGTGTCTGAGCAATTCATACCGCCGTTGAGCAGATGGACTAAGTTTGGCGAACTCTTCCGTCGAGATTAATGCAGAAGGGCCGCGATACCGCTGCCAATCACCGTTTGTTTTGTGGTGATAGGCATGACCTCTTGACCAAGGATATTGGGGAATCGCGTTGAGCGCACCGAGCATAAAACCGACGGCTCGATTGACCCATTTTGAACTAAACAGCGAATAGTGCCCGCAATCGTGCATCAAAGAAAAACAACGCCCTGAAAAAAGCGCCATCAGAACTATGATTGGTGGAAGCAACCAGTAGGAAATAGAAGCAGCTTTAACAGCTAAAAACCATAAAAAGATATAGGGAACAACTGTATTGAGAATTTGATAAGTTGCCCGTAAGTCGTTGCTCTTCATGTAAGGAGCTAGGACAAAATCCGATTTCTTAACCGTAGTTTCCATTCAATCACGTCTCTTGTGAACAACCTTGACTCTACTAGAATTTTCTGTGGGTCGCAATTTAGCGGTACATGGAACTACCCGGATTGTACTCAGCTAACCCCAAATGTGCTAGCCAAAATACTACCGCTAAGCAACTAACTACTAGCAGCTTTTCGTGAAATCACTTTACCACTGGTCTTTATCCCTGACCGGATTTATGTACATCACTTGCAAATGAGGTTAGCGTACATTTCTACTTATTAAAATGTGATACCTGGTTTTTGGAGGGCTGACAACTAATTTAATTGGGAAATTGTTTATCTCTTACTTCATTGCTATAATTTTGTACCGCGTTGATAATGCTTTCTCGTAAATTGACATAAGTTTTGGCAAATGGGGGTTGTTTTTCCGTCAGTCCCAGCATATCGGCAGTTACTAATACTTGCCCATCACAATGATTACCAGCACCAATGCCAATAGTAGGTATAGTTAATTTTTGGGTAATTTGCAAAGCTAACTCTGATGGAATATGTTCCAAAACGATCGCAAATGCACCAGCTTCTTCCAGTGCGATCGCTTCTTGTAAAATTCTCTCACTATCTTGGGGTGTTTTCCCCTGCTGACGATAACCCAACTTATGCACTGATTGCGGTGTCAAACCTACATGACCTAACACGGGGATACCAGCTTGCACTAGATAAGAAACCGTTTGTGCCATTGCTGGATATCCACCTTCTAATTTTACTGCCTGTACTCCCGACTCTTTCAAAACTCTCCCCGCCGAGTGGATTGCTTGCTGAAGGCTTTCTTGATAACTCAAAAATGGTAAATCGCAAACTACTAACGCCTGCTTGACACCACGCCGCACGGCTTTAGCATGATGGATCATTTCATCCAATGTAATTGGCAGAGTTGTTTCATAACCTAACGCCACCATACCCAAGGAATCGCCTACTAGGATCGCATCCACCCCAGCCGCATCTAAAATTTGTGCGATCGCAAAATCCCAAGCTGTTAGCATCACGATCGGACGCCCTTGCTGTTTCCATTGGATTAATTGCTGGGTTGTGACTGGCATTGAGATAGTTACTGAAGATTCCTTATAAAAGTAACATTTTTAGTATTTAATGCAAATGCAGCTTTGGGGAGGTTTGTAGGAGGCTTCCATTGGTTTAAGGACACTTTTGTTAGTATAATACAAGTCTTAGTTTTCTGGCTGGCAATTAGTCCAAGGCATTGCGATCGCATTTATATTTAGGTGTAGTGGAAAATATTTCAAGCGCTTTGCAAGTGGTGAATTATGGTTCAATCTTTACCAAAATCAATGACTTTCGCTGAATTCAGCCAATGGAAGCCGGATAACAAACGCTACGAACTGCATGATGGAGCGATTTTTGAAATGCCTCAGCCGACAGGTGAACATGAAGATCTTGTTGGGTTTTTAGCCGAAAAGCTGACTTTAGAATATGTCCGCCTCAATCTACCTTTTTCTATTCCGAAAACGGCATTAGTTAAATCAGCGTCAAGTGAATCGGCTTATTCGCCAAATATCTTGTTACTGAATCGTTCTAATTTGATAAACGAACCTTTCTGGAAAAAAGAATCTACTGTAACTATGAGTGCATTTATTCCTTTAGTTATTGAAGTAGTTAGCACTAATTGGCGCGATGATTATTATAAAAAAATATGGAGAGTACGAAGATATAAGAATTCCTGAATATTGGATTGTAGATTATCTAGCTGTTGGTGCTCGTAAACTGATTGGCAATCCTAAAAAGCCAACTGTTTCTATCTACTGTTTAGTTGATGGAGAATACCAGGTTAGTCAATTTCGAGAAAGCGAACCTATTCAGTCGTTAATTTTTCCATAGTTAATTTTAATAGTCGAACAGATCTTTCAATCCGCTCAAATATAGCAAAAAGAAAAAGAAACCAAAGAGGGTGGAAGTGAACAATGTTTATCTATAGTTATCTGTAGTTTTCAATTATCTTGTTCGTTCTCAACGTTGCGGTTTAATTGTTTGTACTAAGTTAAGAAAGCGATTGGTTTCTTCATTTCCTTGGATATCTAACAAAGCCACATCAACAATTTTTTGGGAACCGTCTGTCATCTCAATTTTCATTGGTACTTTTGCGCCAAGACCGTAGGTTTTTACGGCTAACTCGACTTGGTTGCAGCGGAAATTAAACGTTCCCATATTTATTCTGCCGTTATTTGCCCGATATTCCCACTGCATGACTTTTTCAATATTACCAACTTTAGGTTGATTGCAGTAAAAATGATGACTCAAGGCTATCATTCGGGCGACGTGAACATCGTATAAACGCATACGTCCGCCAAAAGCAGAAACGGTGGTGTTGCGATCGGGTACTTCCATATAGGCATTCATCACATCCGCCACTAGTGTTTCTGCCAATCGAATCTGATTGATTTTGATGTCAGAATTAGCAGCAGTTTGAGCGAAAGCTAATTGATTCGTTGCATACTGAGTAGTGGTCGCGATCGCAATTGTCGTAATTAGTTTGACGAATTGTACTAATTTCAGCATATAAGCCAAATAATTAACTTTTTTTAGTTGTTAGCGTTAACTTTTAGATACCCGACTTCTTTAAGAAGTTAGGTATCTGCCTTCACCAATATTCAGCTATGACTTTCAGATTATTTGCATTATTAACCGAATAACATTTTCCATCTTTTCCTTTCCTGCTGTCCCTTTCAACTACTGACGACTAACTCGACTAAAAGCACCGTGACTTCTAGCAGCGCCACTATTCAAACCTACCCAAGCTAATCCTTCAGTAGTACCTATCCATAATTTATTGCCAGTATCAGGTGAAATGGAAAGCACTTTTGCGGAAGGTAAACCGCTAATTTGACCGGCTAACGTAGAGGTATAAGGGTTGTAGCGAAATACACCTTCATTTGTGCCAACCCAAAGACTACCTAGTCCATCGACTTGCAAAGCGGTAATATTTTTTTCGGCAAATTCAGGTACGTTTCGCACTACTTCTCCTGTGAGGGGGTTGAGTTCGATTAAACTGCTGGGAGTACCAACCCAGAGACTTCCTCTAGTATCTAATGCTAAAGCTTGTACGGCTGTGCCTGGTAAATCGGTGACGCGACCTATAGGAAATGCGCTGGCGGTATCTATCCGCACTAAACCATCGAGAGTCCCCACCCACAGTTGACCTTCGGGGTCTAAGCTGAGGGCGTTGGCGCTAACTCCATCTAAATTTTGTAGGGTAGTCATTAATAATCCTCGATCGGGACTGATCAGAGATAAACCCCGATCGCCACCAACCCACAAATAGCCTCTTTTGTCAATTAAAAGAGACAAAACTCTATTAGATGGCATGAAGAAATTTTGAGCAGTAATTTCATTAGTCCTGGGGTCAACTCGCTGCAAACCTTGATAGGTTCCCACCCAAATTCTGCCTACTTTATCTTGTGCGATCGCGCCAATTACATAATCCGGTAAAGTGATTCGCGCCAAAATTCTGCCCGTATTGGGGTCGATGCGGGCTAAACCTTGCCAAGAACCCACCCACAGATTACCAGCCACATCCCGTTGCAGCGCACCAACTCGATATTCTGCGGGCTGAGGAGTTGGGCGCTGTATCCGCAATATTTCTACATTTGGCGGCGGTGGTTGGGCGGGATAAACAGGGCTAGGTCTTTCTGTCAGGGTAGATTGAGCTAGCACATCATTATTATTAATGCTAAAAATTCCTAATATTGTTCCTAACCCAAGTACCACAGCACTCAAGGAAATAGTTTCGGGATGCCGATAAGAGAATGGCATAGCATTAAACGGCTGATTTAGATGGTTTCTACCTTACTTAATTTAATCGCTGGTGAGAACTTCTGGCAGGCTGATGACTTAATCACAAAATGTGTCTTTATGTATCTTGATTGCAATAAAACTTTATATCAACTTTGTGAATATAAATTAAGGTTATGAGAATCTAAAAAAAAATTGAAGTTGAGCTAATTGATTTCTTGATATAGTTTTAAACAACTGCCAGATGGCACAAAAAAAATTGAAGTGATTCCCAGGAAGGGATATATGTCTTACGCGCAAACAAAGACTCAGACAAAATCTGGGTATCAGGCTGGTGTTAAAGATTATCGTCTGACTTATTACACCCCAGATTACACTCCAAAAGATACTGATATTCTGGCGGCTTTCCGTGTAACGCCTCAGCCGGGAGTACCTCCCGAAGAAGCCGGTGCTGCTGTGGCTGCTGAGTCTTCCACTGGTACTTGGACAACCGTTTGGACTGACTTGTTAACCGACCTCGATCGTTATAAAGGTCGTTGCTACGATATCGAACCCGTTCCTGGCGAAGACAACCAGTACATCTGCTTTGTTGCGTATCCCTTGGACTTGTTTGAAGAAGGTTCTGTAACCAATATGCTTACCTCGATCGTAGGTAACGTATTCGGTTTCAAAGCTCTGCGCGCGCTGCGTTTGGAAGACATGAGGATTCCAATTGCTTACCTGAAAACATTCCAAGGCCCACCCCACGGAATTCAAGTAGAGCGCGACAAGCTGAACAAATACGGTCGTCCTTTGCTGGGTTGTACGATTAAGCCCAAACTAGGTCTATCGGCTAAGAACTACGGTCGTGCAGTGTATGAGTGTCTGCGCGGCGGTTTGGACTTCACCAAAGACGACGAAAACATCAACTCTCAGCCATTCATGCGCTGGCGCGATCGCTTCCTGTTCGTACAAGAAGCAATCGAAAAAGCTCAGTCTGAGACTGGTGAAATCAAAGGTCACTACCTGAACGTGACTGCCCCCACCTGCGAAGAAATGATGGAACGGGCTGAATTCGCCAAAGAAATCGGCACCCCCATCATCATGCACGACTACCTAACTGGTGGTTTCACCGCTAACACTACTTTGGCTAAGTGGTGTCGTCGTAACGGCGTACTGCTGCACATCCACCGCGCTATGCACGCAGTAATCGACCGTCAAAAGAACCACGGTATCCACTTCCGCGTATTAGCTAAGTGCTTGCGGATGTCTGGTGGTGACCACCTGCACTCCGGTACCGTTGTAGGTAAGCTGGAAGGCGAAAAAGGCATCACGATGGGCTTCGTTGACTTGATGCGCGAAGACCACATCGAACAAGACCGCGCTCGTGGTATTTACTTCACCCAAGATTGGGCTTCCATGCCTGGTGTAATGCCAGTTGCTTCTGGTGGTATCCACGTATGGCATATGCCAGCGCTGGTAGAAATCTTCGGCGATGATTCTTGCTTGCAATTCGGTGGTGGTACTCTGGGTCACCCCTGGGGTAACGCTCCTGGTGCTACCGCTAACCGCGTAGCTTTGGAAGCTTGTATCCAAGCTCGTAACGAAGGTCGTAACCTGTTCCGCGAAGGTGGCGATGTGATCCGCGAAGCTTGTAAGTGGAGCCCTGAACTGGCTGCTGCTTGCGAACTGTGGAAAGAAATCAAGTTCGAGTTCGAGGCAATGGATACCCTCTAATCCGGTTATAGATGGCGGATTTTGGATTTTAGATTAATCTAATTATCTAAAATCCTCTCATCTCAAATCGCCGGAGGCGGGGTCAAAATGGATCTCAAACAAGTCGCCAAAGACACTAGCAAGACGCTGATCAGCTACTTGACTTATCAAGCCGTGCGGATTATTTTGGCTCAGTTGAGCGAAACAAATCCTCCTCTAGCCTACTGGCTGAATAATTTTTCCTCGAAAAGTAGAATCCAAGATGGAGAAGCTTTTCTGGAAGAATTACTT
Coding sequences:
- a CDS encoding form I ribulose bisphosphate carboxylase large subunit translates to MSYAQTKTQTKSGYQAGVKDYRLTYYTPDYTPKDTDILAAFRVTPQPGVPPEEAGAAVAAESSTGTWTTVWTDLLTDLDRYKGRCYDIEPVPGEDNQYICFVAYPLDLFEEGSVTNMLTSIVGNVFGFKALRALRLEDMRIPIAYLKTFQGPPHGIQVERDKLNKYGRPLLGCTIKPKLGLSAKNYGRAVYECLRGGLDFTKDDENINSQPFMRWRDRFLFVQEAIEKAQSETGEIKGHYLNVTAPTCEEMMERAEFAKEIGTPIIMHDYLTGGFTANTTLAKWCRRNGVLLHIHRAMHAVIDRQKNHGIHFRVLAKCLRMSGGDHLHSGTVVGKLEGEKGITMGFVDLMREDHIEQDRARGIYFTQDWASMPGVMPVASGGIHVWHMPALVEIFGDDSCLQFGGGTLGHPWGNAPGATANRVALEACIQARNEGRNLFREGGDVIREACKWSPELAAACELWKEIKFEFEAMDTL
- the clpP gene encoding ATP-dependent Clp endopeptidase proteolytic subunit ClpP — translated: MTKKAGSMIPTVIEQSGRGERAFDIYSRLLRERIIFLGKQIDSDLANLIVAQLLFLDSEDAEKDIYIYINSPGGSVTAGMGIYDTIKQIRPDVCTICTGLAASMGAFLLSAGTKGKRMSLPHSRIMIHQPLGGAQGQATDIEIQAKEILYHKRRLNEMLAEHTGQPLDRIEQDTERDFFMSANEAKEYGLIDQVIDRTAAGSKPVAVG
- a CDS encoding Uma2 family endonuclease; its protein translation is MIIIKKYGEYEDIRIPEYWIVDYLAVGARKLIGNPKKPTVSIYCLVDGEYQVSQFRESEPIQSLIFP
- the panB gene encoding 3-methyl-2-oxobutanoate hydroxymethyltransferase is translated as MPVTTQQLIQWKQQGRPIVMLTAWDFAIAQILDAAGVDAILVGDSLGMVALGYETTLPITLDEMIHHAKAVRRGVKQALVVCDLPFLSYQESLQQAIHSAGRVLKESGVQAVKLEGGYPAMAQTVSYLVQAGIPVLGHVGLTPQSVHKLGYRQQGKTPQDSERILQEAIALEEAGAFAIVLEHIPSELALQITQKLTIPTIGIGAGNHCDGQVLVTADMLGLTEKQPPFAKTYVNLRESIINAVQNYSNEVRDKQFPN
- a CDS encoding Uma2 family endonuclease: MTFAEFSQWKPDNKRYELHDGAIFEMPQPTGEHEDLVGFLAEKLTLEYVRLNLPFSIPKTALVKSASSESAYSPNILLLNRSNLINEPFWKKESTVTMSAFIPLVIEVVSTNWRDDYYKKIWRVRRYKNS
- a CDS encoding fatty acid desaturase; protein product: METTVKKSDFVLAPYMKSNDLRATYQILNTVVPYIFLWFLAVKAASISYWLLPPIIVLMALFSGRCFSLMHDCGHYSLFSSKWVNRAVGFMLGALNAIPQYPWSRGHAYHHKTNGDWQRYRGPSALISTEEFAKLSPSAQRRYELLRHPLMIFPGGFFYLAIKPRLALILGIYGFIGHCLTCLKQEPGIGLAKIISSYKSKNWYTAGEFWDLLFNNICVVGGWIFMGNLLGFGFFLSVYSINLTLAAAIFICVFFVQHNFDGSYAHKTEGWDYLRGAIEGSSYLELPKVFRWFAADIGYHNIHHLCEKIPNYNLEACHNQNRHLLTDVKVLRISDIPDCFKFILWDSASSRLVSIASFRQTTQSLIDKTEMAEAVVTNVKT
- a CDS encoding two-component regulator propeller domain-containing protein — its product is MPFSYRHPETISLSAVVLGLGTILGIFSINNNDVLAQSTLTERPSPVYPAQPPPPNVEILRIQRPTPQPAEYRVGALQRDVAGNLWVGSWQGLARIDPNTGRILARITLPDYVIGAIAQDKVGRIWVGTYQGLQRVDPRTNEITAQNFFMPSNRVLSLLIDKRGYLWVGGDRGLSLISPDRGLLMTTLQNLDGVSANALSLDPEGQLWVGTLDGLVRIDTASAFPIGRVTDLPGTAVQALALDTRGSLWVGTPSSLIELNPLTGEVVRNVPEFAEKNITALQVDGLGSLWVGTNEGVFRYNPYTSTLAGQISGLPSAKVLSISPDTGNKLWIGTTEGLAWVGLNSGAARSHGAFSRVSRQ